A genomic segment from Spongiibacter sp. IMCC21906 encodes:
- a CDS encoding DUF1249 domain-containing protein: MRIQGYQVNLSEHLADCELNYLRLQKLVPRHCRADSCLEFGLVDSTVYFRVVECAPYTTSLEVELAKPLVPDWSPPVLSVQVYHDAGLAEVVAVEGIRIKKARLPYPNPKMLQRDEKRQLNRYLGEILCHCLAQGHSLDDPLKILEI; encoded by the coding sequence GTGCGGATTCAAGGCTACCAAGTCAATCTTAGCGAGCATCTAGCCGATTGTGAGCTTAACTATTTGCGGCTTCAGAAGCTGGTGCCCCGTCATTGCCGGGCAGATAGCTGCCTGGAGTTTGGTCTAGTGGATTCCACTGTTTACTTTCGAGTTGTGGAATGTGCCCCTTATACCACTTCTTTGGAAGTCGAGTTGGCCAAGCCTTTGGTGCCAGATTGGTCACCACCAGTGCTCTCGGTGCAGGTTTATCACGATGCAGGTCTGGCTGAAGTCGTCGCAGTGGAGGGGATTCGTATCAAGAAGGCTAGATTGCCCTATCCCAACCCGAAAATGCTACAGCGGGATGAAAAGCGCCAGCTTAACCGCTATCTCGGTGAGATTCTTTGTCACTGTCTTGCGCAAGGTCATTCTTTGGACGATCCGTTAAAAATACTGGAAATATGA
- the cpdA gene encoding 3',5'-cyclic-AMP phosphodiesterase — protein sequence MKGSRSVSAVPLKKSLRIAQISDCHLGEREGDTLLGMDTDHSANAVIEQLRAENEQLDLLVVSGDVSSDGHMAAYYRLQPRLAGLAKHIVWLPGNHDDAVEMRRALGEDLMPSVLLLDTWQCVFLNSAVPGQVGGHLADSELAALRTALKTPKPTLVFMHHHLFAVGCAWLDEQKIANGDALCELLQGQAQVKAVVCGHVHQQSDQTINGLRQLSTPSTCIQFAPNSAEFALDTLNPGYRCFRLDADGSVETQVKRVEGLAFFVDRSASGYQ from the coding sequence GTGAAAGGTTCCCGCTCAGTGTCAGCTGTTCCCCTTAAAAAATCGCTGCGTATCGCGCAGATTAGTGATTGCCATCTCGGCGAGCGAGAGGGCGATACGCTATTGGGCATGGATACTGATCATAGTGCTAACGCGGTAATTGAGCAGCTGCGGGCGGAGAATGAGCAACTGGATTTGTTAGTTGTATCAGGCGACGTCTCCAGCGATGGTCACATGGCGGCTTATTATCGCTTACAACCGCGGTTAGCGGGTTTGGCAAAGCATATTGTCTGGTTGCCGGGAAATCACGATGACGCCGTAGAAATGCGTCGCGCCCTGGGGGAGGATCTAATGCCCTCGGTGTTGCTGCTGGATACTTGGCAGTGTGTATTTTTGAATTCTGCTGTGCCAGGGCAAGTGGGCGGCCATTTGGCTGATTCTGAGTTGGCGGCGTTGCGCACTGCTTTGAAGACACCCAAACCCACGTTAGTGTTTATGCACCACCATCTGTTTGCGGTGGGTTGTGCGTGGCTGGATGAGCAAAAGATTGCAAACGGTGATGCACTTTGCGAATTATTACAGGGCCAGGCTCAGGTGAAAGCGGTGGTGTGCGGTCATGTGCATCAGCAAAGTGATCAAACAATTAATGGTCTACGTCAACTTTCCACGCCGTCTACGTGTATTCAGTTTGCGCCAAATAGCGCTGAGTTTGCCTTAGATACACTCAATCCTGGTTATCGCTGTTTTCGGCTCGATGCGGATGGCAGTGTCGAGACGCAGGTAAAACGCGTTGAGGGTTTGGCGTTTTTTGTAGATCGTTCGGCAAGCGGGTATCAATGA
- a CDS encoding YqiA/YcfP family alpha/beta fold hydrolase, with translation MSATLIYFHGFISSPQSHKAVITGEYLQEHHPSIHYRVPALGDTPDVAAQTAEAVVKECLERADGPVALIGSSMGGFLATVLAQRYGLRAVAINPVVHPQRLVTRLIGDHSNPYTGSEFSIGQTHVLALHDLAITELRSPDDYWALLQEGDETLDYRDALAFYRGARVTCEPGGDHSFQGFERYLPEVVEFLGLLG, from the coding sequence ATGAGCGCAACACTGATTTATTTCCACGGGTTTATCTCCTCTCCCCAGTCACATAAAGCCGTTATTACCGGGGAGTATTTACAAGAACATCATCCCAGTATCCACTACCGGGTCCCTGCTTTGGGGGATACGCCGGATGTGGCTGCGCAAACAGCCGAGGCCGTGGTTAAAGAGTGTCTTGAGCGCGCTGACGGTCCGGTGGCATTAATCGGCAGCTCAATGGGTGGTTTTTTAGCGACGGTATTGGCGCAGCGCTACGGGCTTCGAGCGGTGGCGATTAATCCGGTGGTGCACCCGCAACGATTGGTGACGCGCTTAATTGGCGATCACTCAAACCCCTATACCGGCAGTGAATTTAGTATTGGCCAGACGCATGTGCTGGCGTTGCATGATTTAGCTATCACCGAGTTACGTAGCCCGGATGACTATTGGGCGCTGCTCCAAGAAGGTGATGAAACCTTGGATTATCGTGATGCACTGGCGTTTTATCGCGGGGCACGGGTCACCTGCGAGCCGGGTGGTGACCACAGTTTTCAAGGCTTTGAGCGCTATTTGCCCGAGGTGGTGGAATTTCTGGGCCTGCTTGGTTAA
- the parE gene encoding DNA topoisomerase IV subunit B, which yields MAEYNSQSIEVLTGLEPVRKRPGMYTDTTRPNHLAQEVIDNSVDEALAGHASQIVVTLKADGSLVCADDGRGMPVDIHPEQGLPGVEVIMCTLHAGGKFSNDNYQFSGGLHGVGVSVVNALSSRLNIEIKRDGSVYRMSFAGGDKASELEVVDSCGKRNTGTSIHFWPDPKYFDTAKFSVRRLKHVLRAKAVLCPGFKVFFKDETGDESEEWYYEDGLSDYLASHTKEFETLPAVPFIGQFSGRSEAVDWAVQWMPEGGELLTESYVNLIPTAQGGTHVNGLRSGLLDAMREFCEFRNLLPRGIKLSPDDIWDRCSYVLSSKLADPQFSGQTKERLSSREAAAFVAGVAKDAFSLWLNQHTEEAERLAELCIDSAQTRLRKSKKVVRKKVSAGPALPGKLADCSGVDTERSELFLVEGDSAGGSAKQARDRQYQAILPLRGKILNTWEVDSAEILASQEVHDISVALGIEPDSDDIAGLRYGKVCILADADSDGLHIATLLCALFLRHFRPLVEQGHVFIAMPPLYRIDVGKEVYYALDNAEKSGVLDRIEAEKKRGKVSVTRFKGLGEMNPLQLRETVMDPDTRRLVRLSIEDNDDTMGQMDMMLAKKRASDRKIWLEKYGDEAELMM from the coding sequence ATGGCTGAATATAATTCCCAATCGATAGAAGTCCTCACCGGTCTTGAGCCCGTTCGCAAACGTCCGGGTATGTACACCGATACCACTCGCCCCAATCATCTCGCCCAAGAAGTCATTGATAACAGTGTCGACGAGGCATTGGCGGGCCACGCCAGTCAAATTGTTGTCACCTTGAAAGCCGATGGCTCTTTGGTGTGTGCGGATGATGGTCGGGGCATGCCTGTGGATATTCACCCTGAACAGGGCTTGCCGGGGGTTGAGGTGATTATGTGTACCCTCCATGCTGGCGGTAAATTTTCCAATGACAACTACCAGTTCTCCGGGGGCTTGCACGGGGTTGGGGTGTCGGTGGTCAATGCGCTTTCCAGTCGCTTGAATATCGAAATCAAACGCGATGGCAGTGTGTATCGAATGAGTTTTGCCGGCGGCGATAAGGCTTCTGAGTTGGAAGTAGTCGACAGCTGCGGCAAACGTAATACCGGCACCTCTATCCACTTCTGGCCGGACCCAAAATACTTTGATACCGCAAAGTTTTCAGTGCGTCGGCTCAAACATGTGCTCCGGGCCAAGGCGGTATTATGTCCAGGCTTTAAAGTTTTCTTTAAAGACGAGACTGGCGACGAGAGCGAGGAATGGTATTACGAAGATGGCTTGTCTGATTATTTAGCTAGCCACACCAAAGAATTTGAAACCCTGCCCGCCGTGCCCTTTATCGGCCAGTTTAGTGGCCGCAGTGAAGCGGTGGACTGGGCGGTGCAATGGATGCCAGAGGGCGGTGAATTACTCACGGAATCCTACGTTAACCTGATTCCTACCGCCCAAGGTGGTACTCATGTGAATGGCCTGCGCAGTGGCTTGTTAGATGCCATGCGGGAGTTTTGTGAGTTTCGCAATTTGCTGCCTCGGGGCATCAAGCTCAGCCCCGACGATATTTGGGATCGCTGTAGTTATGTGCTGTCATCCAAGCTGGCTGATCCGCAGTTTTCCGGTCAAACCAAAGAGCGTTTAAGCTCCCGAGAAGCCGCCGCCTTTGTGGCCGGTGTTGCTAAAGATGCCTTTAGCTTATGGCTGAATCAGCACACTGAAGAAGCCGAGCGGCTGGCTGAGCTGTGTATTGACAGCGCCCAAACCCGGTTGCGTAAATCGAAAAAAGTGGTGCGTAAAAAAGTTTCTGCGGGTCCGGCATTACCCGGTAAATTGGCCGACTGCTCGGGGGTAGATACCGAGCGTTCAGAGCTGTTTTTGGTTGAGGGTGACTCGGCAGGGGGCAGTGCCAAGCAGGCGAGGGATCGTCAGTACCAGGCGATACTGCCGTTGCGAGGTAAAATTCTGAATACCTGGGAAGTCGACTCTGCCGAAATTTTAGCCTCGCAAGAGGTGCACGATATTTCTGTGGCCTTGGGCATTGAGCCCGATAGCGATGACATTGCAGGCCTGCGCTATGGCAAGGTGTGTATTCTCGCCGACGCCGATTCGGACGGCCTGCACATTGCTACCTTGCTATGTGCGCTTTTCTTGCGGCACTTTCGCCCGCTTGTCGAACAGGGTCATGTTTTTATTGCCATGCCGCCGCTGTACCGCATCGATGTGGGCAAAGAGGTGTATTACGCCTTGGATAATGCCGAGAAAAGTGGCGTTTTAGACCGTATCGAGGCCGAGAAAAAACGCGGCAAAGTGTCAGTTACCCGCTTTAAGGGTTTGGGCGAAATGAACCCGCTCCAGCTCCGGGAAACCGTTATGGACCCCGACACGCGACGTCTGGTCCGACTGTCAATTGAAGATAACGACGACACCATGGGGCAGATGGATATGATGCTGGCGAAAAAACGCGCCAGTGATCGCAAAATCTGGCTGGAAAAATACGGTGATGAAGCCGAGTTGATGATGTGA
- a CDS encoding alkylphosphonate utilization protein: MSIEQSLAQRAGQCCELCGSGDELAAYFVAPVEPRVDKAIFACGLCRSQIDTVDNRDPNHWRCLNGSMWSTEPAVQVVAWRMLNRLSAEGWPQELLEQMYLDDETLAWARAEGDGVAESDRVIHKDCHGTVLEAGDTVTLIKDLDVKGANFTAKRGTAVRGISLVADNADQIEGRVSGQRIVILCEFVKRSA; the protein is encoded by the coding sequence ATGAGTATTGAACAGTCTTTGGCCCAGCGCGCTGGACAGTGCTGCGAGTTATGCGGCAGCGGCGATGAGCTGGCAGCCTATTTTGTGGCGCCGGTTGAGCCGCGCGTTGATAAAGCGATTTTTGCCTGTGGGCTGTGTCGAAGCCAAATTGATACGGTCGACAACCGCGACCCTAATCATTGGCGCTGTTTAAACGGCAGCATGTGGAGCACCGAGCCCGCGGTGCAGGTTGTGGCGTGGCGAATGCTGAATCGCTTGAGTGCCGAAGGCTGGCCGCAAGAATTGCTTGAGCAGATGTATTTAGATGATGAAACCTTGGCGTGGGCTAGGGCCGAGGGTGACGGGGTTGCCGAGTCGGACCGGGTGATTCACAAAGACTGTCACGGCACGGTGCTTGAGGCGGGCGATACGGTAACGCTGATTAAAGATTTGGATGTAAAGGGCGCCAATTTTACCGCCAAGCGTGGTACAGCAGTGCGGGGCATTAGTCTGGTGGCTGATAATGCCGACCAGATTGAAGGTCGGGTGAGCGGTCAGCGTATTGTTATTTTGTGCGAGTTTGTTAAACGATCCGCGTAA
- a CDS encoding YebC/PmpR family DNA-binding transcriptional regulator → MGRAYQNRKDSMAKTADAKTKVYSKYGREIYVTAKSGGVDPSANLALRGLLDRAKKDQVPSHVIKNALDKAEGGAGEDYSPARYEGYGPGNCMVIVDCLTDNPNRTFGDVRLAFTKTKCKIGTPGTVGHMFDHSAILVFAGTDEEAVLEALMEADVDVTDIEAEDDKISVFAPHTDFFKAKQAILDQFGEVEFEVEEIQFIPQTTTPISEEDMPMFEKFLNMLDELDDVQNVYHNAEL, encoded by the coding sequence ATGGGCCGCGCCTACCAAAATCGCAAAGACTCCATGGCCAAAACGGCTGATGCCAAAACCAAGGTCTACAGTAAATACGGCCGGGAAATCTATGTCACGGCTAAATCGGGTGGTGTTGACCCCTCGGCCAACCTAGCTCTGAGGGGCTTGCTGGATCGGGCAAAAAAAGACCAGGTCCCCAGTCACGTTATCAAAAATGCACTGGACAAAGCCGAGGGCGGCGCGGGGGAAGACTACTCCCCCGCCCGTTACGAGGGCTACGGCCCAGGCAATTGCATGGTGATTGTTGACTGCCTGACAGATAACCCCAATCGCACCTTTGGTGATGTGCGCCTGGCTTTTACCAAAACCAAATGCAAAATTGGCACCCCCGGCACCGTCGGCCATATGTTTGATCATTCTGCTATTTTGGTCTTTGCCGGTACCGACGAAGAAGCGGTCTTGGAAGCACTGATGGAAGCGGACGTCGACGTCACGGATATTGAAGCTGAAGATGACAAAATTTCAGTCTTTGCGCCCCATACCGACTTTTTTAAAGCCAAACAGGCAATATTAGACCAGTTTGGCGAGGTGGAATTTGAGGTGGAAGAGATTCAATTCATCCCCCAAACCACCACCCCCATCAGCGAAGAAGATATGCCCATGTTTGAGAAATTTCTCAATATGCTGGACGAGCTGGATGACGTACAAAACGTCTATCACAACGCAGAGCTTTAA
- a CDS encoding aldehyde dehydrogenase, whose product MAVHQETLFIGGEWVKPASTNRIEAISASTEDVIGSVPEGSPADMDRAIDAARKAVKDSAWSQATPAERSAAMHRFADAIEKRAPQIAEAVSSQNGMPIVMSEQLEAGYCVALLRYYAELAAGLELEESRPSPLGSTTLVRREPVGVVGAIVPWNFPVILSMMKIAPALAAGCSIVLKPSPETVLDSVLIAEAAEEAQLPPGVISWVPGGRELGAYLVSHPGIDKVAFTGSSGAGRIIAQECAKLLRPVSLELGGKSAAILLDDMDLDAFVQAVPSVSMLNSGMACFSCTRILAPASRYNDVVEAIAAGVSSFPVGNPLDRNTVVGPMASSAHRQRVESYIAKGKGEAKLVTGGGRPASQEKGWFVEPTVFADLDNSAVIAQEEIFGPVLSIISYKDEADAVRIANDSEYGLGGTVWSKDSEHAAQVARLMESGTIGVNGYMPDLNAPFGGIKSSGLGREMGPEAISAYQQYKSIYMMG is encoded by the coding sequence ATGGCAGTTCATCAGGAAACTCTGTTCATCGGTGGTGAGTGGGTTAAACCCGCCTCGACAAACCGCATTGAGGCGATCAGTGCCTCGACAGAAGACGTCATCGGCAGTGTGCCTGAAGGCAGCCCGGCCGATATGGACCGGGCGATTGATGCCGCACGCAAAGCTGTAAAAGATTCTGCCTGGAGTCAAGCCACTCCCGCTGAGCGAAGCGCTGCCATGCATCGTTTCGCCGACGCCATTGAAAAACGCGCCCCCCAAATCGCTGAGGCGGTGAGTAGCCAAAACGGTATGCCGATTGTGATGTCGGAGCAGCTGGAGGCGGGTTATTGTGTCGCATTGCTGCGCTACTATGCCGAGTTAGCTGCAGGTCTTGAGCTGGAAGAAAGCCGTCCTTCACCGCTGGGTTCGACGACGCTGGTACGCCGCGAGCCTGTTGGGGTTGTTGGTGCCATCGTGCCTTGGAATTTCCCGGTTATTTTGTCAATGATGAAAATTGCGCCAGCGCTGGCTGCAGGATGCAGCATCGTGTTGAAGCCTTCACCAGAAACGGTTCTGGACAGCGTGCTGATTGCTGAGGCGGCTGAAGAGGCACAATTACCACCGGGTGTGATTAGTTGGGTCCCCGGCGGTCGTGAATTGGGCGCCTACCTTGTTTCTCATCCGGGTATCGACAAAGTGGCCTTTACTGGCTCTTCAGGGGCGGGTCGTATTATTGCCCAGGAGTGTGCCAAGTTACTGCGTCCGGTGAGCTTGGAGCTGGGTGGTAAGTCAGCGGCGATCTTGTTGGATGACATGGACTTGGATGCGTTTGTCCAGGCGGTACCGTCGGTGTCTATGCTGAACAGCGGTATGGCCTGCTTCTCTTGTACGCGTATTCTGGCACCCGCCAGCCGCTACAATGATGTGGTTGAAGCCATTGCCGCCGGTGTCTCGTCTTTCCCTGTGGGCAATCCCTTGGATCGCAACACCGTGGTTGGACCAATGGCGTCTTCTGCGCATCGTCAGCGTGTTGAGTCCTATATTGCCAAAGGTAAAGGCGAAGCGAAATTGGTGACAGGGGGTGGTCGTCCGGCTAGCCAGGAGAAGGGTTGGTTTGTTGAGCCGACCGTCTTTGCTGATTTGGATAACTCTGCGGTCATCGCCCAAGAAGAAATTTTTGGCCCTGTATTGTCGATTATCTCTTATAAGGATGAGGCCGATGCGGTTCGCATTGCCAATGACTCTGAGTATGGTCTGGGCGGCACCGTATGGTCAAAAGACAGCGAACATGCAGCGCAGGTTGCCCGTTTGATGGAGTCGGGCACCATTGGGGTGAACGGCTATATGCCAGATCTTAATGCGCCTTTCGGTGGTATTAAGTCCAGCGGCTTGGGTCGTGAAATGGGGCCAGAAGCGATTTCTGCGTATCAGCAATATAAGTCAATTTATATGATGGGCTGA
- a CDS encoding ABC-F family ATPase, with the protein MISAANITMQFGAKPLFENISVKFGGGNRYGLIGANGCGKSTLMKILDGSLAPSAGNVSTEPNVRLGKLHQDQFAFEQYSVIDTVIMGHSELWEVKKERDRIYSLPEMSEDDGMQVAELEVAFAEMDGYSAESRAGEILLGAGIEEALHFGPMSEVAPGWKLRVLLAQALFSDPDLLLLDEPTNNLDINTIRWLEDVLNQRKSTMVIISHDRHFLNSVCTHMADIDYGELRVYPGNYDDFMTAATAARERLQSQNAKKSAQIADLQQFVSRFSANASKAKQATSRAKQIDKIQLDEVKASSRQSPYIRFKQDKKLHRQALTLEKLSHGFENEETLFSGGNLILDAGTRLAVIGENGAGKTTFLRCLIGQLEANNGVVKWAENASVGYCPQDASSDFDNDLNLFDWMGQWRKPNHDDQIVRATLGRLLFSADDFNKKAKVCSGGEKNRLLFGKLMMMDCNVLIMDEPTNHLDMESIESLNMALEHFEGTLIFVSHDREFVSSLATRIVEIRDQQVHDFQGSYEELLAHQANQ; encoded by the coding sequence GTGATTTCTGCTGCCAACATCACCATGCAATTTGGTGCCAAACCGCTTTTTGAAAACATCTCCGTCAAATTTGGTGGTGGCAACCGCTACGGCCTGATCGGCGCCAATGGCTGTGGCAAATCCACGCTGATGAAAATACTGGATGGCAGCCTCGCCCCCAGCGCTGGCAACGTCTCCACCGAACCCAATGTACGTCTTGGCAAGCTACATCAAGACCAATTTGCCTTTGAGCAATACTCGGTAATCGATACCGTCATTATGGGTCACAGCGAACTCTGGGAAGTGAAAAAAGAGCGGGACCGGATTTATTCCCTGCCGGAAATGAGCGAAGACGACGGCATGCAGGTCGCCGAACTGGAAGTGGCTTTTGCCGAAATGGACGGTTACAGCGCCGAGAGCCGCGCCGGCGAAATTTTGCTGGGTGCAGGTATCGAAGAAGCCCTGCATTTTGGCCCCATGAGCGAGGTTGCTCCCGGCTGGAAATTACGGGTGCTGCTGGCCCAGGCGCTATTTTCCGATCCAGATCTGTTGTTGCTGGACGAGCCTACCAACAACCTTGATATCAATACCATTCGCTGGTTGGAAGATGTACTCAATCAGCGCAAGAGTACCATGGTCATCATCTCCCACGATCGCCATTTTTTGAACTCTGTTTGTACGCATATGGCCGATATCGACTATGGCGAACTGCGGGTCTATCCCGGTAATTACGACGATTTCATGACCGCTGCCACCGCCGCCAGAGAGCGCTTACAATCTCAAAACGCTAAAAAATCTGCCCAAATTGCTGATCTACAACAATTTGTCAGCCGCTTCTCCGCCAACGCCTCCAAGGCCAAGCAAGCAACGTCCCGGGCCAAGCAAATCGACAAAATTCAGCTGGACGAGGTTAAAGCCTCCAGCCGACAATCGCCCTACATCCGTTTTAAACAGGATAAAAAACTCCACCGCCAAGCACTGACCTTAGAGAAGCTCAGCCACGGTTTTGAAAACGAAGAAACGCTGTTCAGCGGCGGCAATTTAATCCTGGATGCTGGCACCCGACTGGCAGTCATTGGTGAAAACGGTGCGGGTAAAACCACATTTCTACGCTGCCTGATCGGCCAGCTTGAAGCCAATAATGGTGTCGTGAAATGGGCCGAAAACGCCAGCGTTGGCTACTGCCCCCAAGACGCCAGCAGCGACTTTGACAATGATTTAAATTTGTTTGACTGGATGGGCCAGTGGCGCAAACCCAATCACGACGATCAAATTGTGCGGGCCACTTTGGGACGCCTGCTCTTCTCTGCCGACGACTTCAACAAAAAAGCCAAGGTCTGTTCAGGAGGAGAAAAAAACCGCCTCTTATTTGGCAAATTAATGATGATGGATTGCAATGTACTCATCATGGATGAGCCCACTAACCATCTGGATATGGAATCTATCGAATCGCTGAACATGGCTTTGGAACATTTCGAGGGAACACTGATTTTTGTCAGTCACGACCGGGAATTTGTTTCCTCTCTGGCCACCCGTATTGTCGAGATTCGCGATCAGCAGGTTCACGATTTCCAAGGCAGCTACGAAGAGCTTCTGGCACACCAAGCCAATCAATAG
- the oxyR gene encoding DNA-binding transcriptional regulator OxyR, producing MVKIRDLQYLDAVARHQHFGRAAEACFVSQPTLSGQIMKLEEQLGLTLIERHRKRIMLTPAGEELILRARTVLRAADDFQEAAKNLSDPLAGDIHLGLIPTVAPYLLPHIMTALTTALPNVNFFLHEDQTDVLMQQLDDGKLDAVILSWLNTMSGVERYALFEEPLVLATHQKHPLAAKKEATLADLDGQWVLTLEDGHCLRDETLDYCFTAGAQEDTRFQATSLETLRYMVASGLGITLMPELAINAADSERGLSYVHFKSPPPSREICLLVRPNYSRMACIRTVVACIREAMSAATALRN from the coding sequence ATGGTTAAAATCCGAGACCTGCAATACCTAGATGCCGTTGCCCGCCACCAGCACTTTGGCCGGGCCGCAGAGGCCTGCTTTGTCAGCCAGCCCACTCTTAGCGGGCAAATTATGAAGCTGGAAGAACAACTTGGCCTGACGCTGATTGAGCGCCACCGCAAACGTATTATGCTGACCCCTGCAGGAGAGGAGCTCATTTTGCGGGCAAGAACGGTACTGCGGGCAGCCGACGACTTTCAGGAAGCGGCCAAAAATCTGTCCGATCCATTGGCAGGCGATATCCATTTAGGCTTAATCCCCACTGTCGCACCCTATCTTTTGCCCCACATTATGACGGCGCTAACCACCGCGCTGCCTAACGTAAACTTCTTTCTGCACGAAGATCAGACCGACGTATTAATGCAGCAACTGGACGACGGTAAACTCGATGCCGTCATTCTGTCCTGGCTCAACACCATGAGCGGCGTTGAGCGCTATGCCTTATTTGAAGAACCACTGGTGTTGGCTACCCATCAGAAACACCCGCTTGCCGCAAAAAAAGAAGCCACACTAGCTGACCTCGACGGTCAGTGGGTGCTCACTTTAGAAGACGGCCACTGTTTGAGAGACGAAACATTGGATTACTGTTTTACTGCTGGCGCTCAAGAAGACACCCGTTTTCAAGCTACCAGTTTGGAAACCCTGCGCTATATGGTCGCCAGTGGTTTGGGAATTACCTTGATGCCCGAACTGGCTATCAATGCTGCCGATAGCGAGCGAGGCTTAAGCTATGTGCATTTCAAGTCACCGCCACCCAGTCGAGAAATTTGTCTTCTGGTGCGACCCAATTACTCCCGCATGGCCTGTATTCGCACAGTCGTGGCCTGTATACGGGAAGCAATGAGCGCTGCAACCGCCCTCAGAAACTAG
- the ahpC gene encoding alkyl hydroperoxide reductase subunit C: MFPRIINTEILPFKATAYHNGDFIDVSDADLKGKWSVVMFYPADFTFVCPTELGDMADHYAQLQEMGVEVYSVSTDTHFTHKAWHDSSDTINKIQYPMIGDPTGQISRNFGVMIEEDGLALRGTFVINPEGEIKVAELHDLGIGRSAKELVRKVQAAQYVAEHDGEVCPAAWQPGGDTLSPSLDLVGKI, translated from the coding sequence ATGTTTCCAAGAATCATCAACACTGAAATTCTACCGTTTAAAGCGACGGCGTATCACAACGGCGATTTTATAGATGTCAGCGATGCTGATCTGAAAGGTAAATGGTCTGTGGTGATGTTTTACCCTGCTGACTTTACCTTTGTTTGCCCCACTGAGCTGGGTGATATGGCAGACCATTATGCACAGTTGCAAGAAATGGGCGTAGAAGTCTATTCGGTATCAACCGACACTCACTTTACCCACAAAGCGTGGCATGACAGCTCTGACACCATCAACAAAATTCAGTACCCGATGATTGGTGACCCCACCGGTCAGATTTCACGCAACTTTGGGGTGATGATTGAAGAAGATGGTCTGGCGTTGCGAGGCACTTTTGTGATCAACCCAGAAGGCGAAATCAAAGTGGCCGAGTTGCACGATCTGGGTATTGGTCGCTCTGCTAAAGAGCTGGTACGCAAAGTACAAGCGGCCCAATACGTTGCTGAGCACGATGGCGAAGTTTGTCCGGCAGCATGGCAACCCGGTGGCGATACTTTGTCTCCGTCGCTGGATTTAGTCGGCAAAATCTAA